Proteins found in one Opitutaceae bacterium genomic segment:
- the lipA gene encoding lipoyl synthase, with amino-acid sequence MEPTRKPNWLRAKLPTGPGYSAVRNMVDHGKLHTVCQSAQCPNLGECWSRGTATLMILGNICTRSCNFCAIQTGKPTELDLGEPARVAEAVATMNLRHAVITSVARDELADGGASVWAATIRAIRYRNPSTAIEVLVPDFKGNMDQVDIVLAAKPDIFNHNVETVERLQKPVRVQARYDRSRAVLRHAKSKGFTTKTGIMLGLGEEPKEVEQTLRDLATDKIDILTIGQYLQPTPQHWPVKRWAPPEEFAHWKKFGLELGFNVVESAPLVRSSYHADEQSHRFTGDEHLNKANALAS; translated from the coding sequence ATGGAACCGACGCGCAAACCAAACTGGCTTAGAGCCAAACTGCCAACCGGGCCCGGCTACAGTGCCGTGCGCAACATGGTGGACCATGGAAAGTTGCATACGGTCTGCCAAAGCGCCCAGTGCCCAAACCTGGGCGAGTGCTGGTCACGCGGCACCGCCACCTTGATGATCCTGGGGAATATCTGCACGCGTTCCTGCAACTTTTGCGCGATCCAGACAGGCAAGCCCACCGAGCTCGATCTTGGCGAACCCGCGCGCGTCGCCGAGGCCGTGGCAACCATGAACCTGAGGCACGCAGTGATCACCTCCGTGGCACGCGATGAACTCGCAGACGGCGGCGCCTCAGTCTGGGCAGCCACAATCCGCGCCATCCGGTACCGTAACCCAAGCACCGCGATCGAAGTCCTCGTTCCGGACTTCAAGGGCAACATGGACCAGGTCGACATCGTCCTCGCCGCCAAACCTGACATCTTTAACCACAATGTGGAAACCGTCGAAAGGCTTCAAAAGCCGGTACGCGTCCAAGCGCGCTACGACAGGTCTCGCGCGGTACTCCGTCACGCCAAGTCCAAGGGCTTCACCACCAAGACGGGCATCATGCTCGGCCTCGGCGAGGAGCCAAAAGAGGTCGAGCAAACGCTCCGGGACCTCGCAACAGACAAGATCGATATCTTGACCATCGGCCAGTACTTGCAGCCTACACCCCAACACTGGCCGGTGAAGCGTTGGGCGCCACCCGAGGAGTTTGCGCACTGGAAAAAGTTCGGTTTGGAACTCGGTTTCAACGTCGTCGAAAGTGCCCCCCTCGTCCGCTCCAGCTACCACGCAGACGAACAGTCCCACCGGTTCACAGGCGACGAACACCTGAACAAGGCGAATGCCTTGGCCTCTTAA
- a CDS encoding GNAT family N-acetyltransferase, producing MSLVRCSVERHASEILAILNQQIAESTSIYEYHPRELTTMVDWFHHKSKAGIPVVGWMEGEFLAGFASYGSFRVKPAYKYTVEHSVYVKPEFHRRGIGRRLLREITSEAERAGIHVMVGCIDTANTASIRLHVQEGFELSGVVRHAGFKFGRWLDAAFYQKLLPGPTDPREG from the coding sequence ATGAGCCTTGTCCGCTGCTCGGTTGAGCGCCACGCTTCAGAAATCCTCGCCATCCTCAATCAACAGATCGCCGAAAGTACCTCGATCTATGAGTACCACCCGCGCGAGTTGACTACCATGGTGGATTGGTTCCACCACAAGTCCAAGGCCGGTATTCCTGTCGTCGGGTGGATGGAAGGCGAGTTCCTCGCAGGGTTCGCTTCCTACGGTAGCTTCCGCGTCAAGCCAGCCTACAAGTACACGGTCGAGCACTCGGTCTATGTGAAGCCGGAGTTTCATCGGCGTGGTATTGGACGGCGCCTATTGCGCGAGATCACCTCAGAAGCCGAACGCGCGGGAATCCATGTCATGGTGGGCTGTATCGATACCGCTAATACAGCGAGCATTCGCCTTCATGTTCAGGAAGGGTTCGAACTCAGCGGGGTGGTGCGCCATGCCGGGTTTAAATTCGGACGCTGGCTCGATGCCGCCTTCTACCAAAAGCTGCTGCCAGGACCAACAGACCCCCGCGAAGGTTAG
- the rplU gene encoding 50S ribosomal protein L21, which translates to MKATIKTQGQQFAVSEGDILIVNRYPKSEAGSTIQINEVLSLGEGANFRVGTPLVNGATVTATVLENKRGKKVIVFKKKKRKGMERKQGHRQDLSVIKINSINAA; encoded by the coding sequence ATGAAAGCGACCATCAAAACTCAGGGCCAACAGTTCGCCGTATCCGAGGGCGACATCCTGATCGTTAACCGCTATCCCAAGTCCGAGGCCGGCAGCACCATCCAGATCAACGAGGTGCTCTCCCTCGGTGAAGGCGCCAATTTTCGCGTCGGCACCCCGCTTGTCAACGGCGCGACCGTCACGGCCACCGTCCTTGAGAACAAGCGCGGCAAGAAGGTCATCGTCTTCAAGAAGAAGAAGCGCAAGGGTATGGAGCGCAAGCAGGGCCACCGCCAGGACCTGTCCGTCATTAAGATCAACTCAATCAACGCTGCTTAA
- a CDS encoding ribonuclease HII has product MKRRSLRKFDLKSLQGFTNLIGVDEAGRGALAGPVVAAAVRVDQEFLEGRWAQTRGGRVNDSKQLSPEEREDLYEEIQLLKSQGMIQAVAGVARVEEIEAFNILGATKLAMRRALEGIYPPDAFEQRAEPDLFSSIEEVASFTPRVSCRVLIDGLPLKSFPYPHDGLVHGDGRSFAIAMASIVAKVTRDRLMVACDAEHFGYGFARHKGYGTDDHREALLRLGRCPLHRQTFLRKLMSGRVDPAQIDFLD; this is encoded by the coding sequence ATGAAGCGGCGCTCGCTGCGGAAATTCGATCTCAAGTCCCTGCAAGGGTTTACAAATCTGATCGGCGTCGACGAGGCGGGCCGGGGGGCGCTGGCTGGACCTGTGGTCGCAGCCGCAGTGCGGGTTGATCAGGAGTTTTTGGAGGGGCGTTGGGCCCAAACCCGGGGAGGAAGGGTAAATGATTCGAAACAGCTGTCCCCGGAGGAGCGGGAGGACCTGTACGAGGAGATTCAGCTTTTGAAGAGCCAGGGGATGATCCAGGCCGTTGCCGGCGTCGCTCGCGTGGAGGAGATCGAGGCGTTCAACATCCTTGGGGCGACCAAGCTGGCGATGCGTCGCGCGCTCGAGGGCATTTATCCCCCGGACGCGTTTGAGCAGCGAGCAGAACCGGACCTGTTCAGCTCAATTGAAGAGGTTGCAAGCTTCACGCCGCGCGTTTCCTGTCGCGTCCTGATCGATGGGTTGCCTCTTAAGAGTTTCCCGTATCCCCATGACGGGCTCGTCCATGGTGATGGGCGCTCTTTCGCGATTGCGATGGCCTCGATCGTCGCGAAGGTGACCCGCGACCGCTTGATGGTGGCGTGTGACGCGGAGCACTTCGGTTATGGCTTTGCCCGGCACAAGGGCTATGGCACGGACGACCATCGAGAGGCGCTGTTGCGCCTCGGGCGGTGTCCTTTGCATCGGCAAACCTTTCTGAGGAAACTTATGTCCGGCCGCGTTGACCCAGCCCAGATAGATTTTTTGGACTGA
- a CDS encoding alpha-L-arabinofuranosidase C-terminal domain-containing protein: protein MRPRLFAVFLTCMAFASATPQTPAPLAIDFSRTKEAISPLIYGQFIEHLGRCIYGGIWAEMIEDRKFYFPITDEYAPYNREIASEYPAMKGSPWQVVGAKGSVRMRKETPFVGDHTPRVEAGSGIRHRDLEIVKGKSYSGYIWVHSAGQTPATVTVSLTGAERDVAIQAAPGEYTRHPFHFKATVSGPSELTLLVAGAAVDIGTLSLMPDDNVKGMRPDTLALLKQLNSPVYRWPGGNFVSGYDWRDGIGDRDRRPPRGNPAWTGVEHNDFGTDEFIAFCREINTKPMVAVNTGFGDDYSAAQWMEYLNGGKGTLGGSWRVKNGHAEPYGVKYFCVGNEMFGPWQLGFMQLAHYTEKHNRFARSMRKVDPAAILVGVGDINAINGKHDPDQAARGITWSEGMLEKSSEYMDMISEHFYEGRLPWTDRKRADLATHTAQLKTSIRERAVKHRALQARMPNLKGRTIPIAMDEWNYWHREYVYGELGCIYDWADGLGVARGLHEFFRNTDIIKLATYAQTVNVIGAIKTSRTQAELETTGVILALYRAQYGSRPLDVPDEVAGVDVAAALSDDGAELSIGLVNIASEEKAFSLVLTGGRQAGNARAWIVAGKSETEFNSPGKPRVIDAVEAPSVDPKDIRVPALSVVLVKVSLR from the coding sequence ATGAGACCGCGCCTCTTCGCTGTTTTCCTCACCTGCATGGCCTTTGCCTCCGCCACACCTCAGACCCCGGCTCCGCTCGCAATCGACTTCAGCCGCACCAAGGAGGCGATCTCGCCCCTGATCTACGGCCAGTTCATCGAACACCTGGGGCGCTGCATCTACGGCGGCATCTGGGCTGAGATGATCGAGGATCGGAAATTCTACTTTCCCATCACCGACGAGTACGCCCCATACAACCGTGAGATCGCGAGTGAATACCCTGCCATGAAGGGCTCACCTTGGCAGGTCGTGGGCGCAAAAGGCTCTGTCAGGATGCGAAAGGAAACGCCCTTCGTAGGGGACCACACCCCGCGCGTGGAGGCCGGGTCGGGGATCCGCCATCGCGACTTGGAAATCGTCAAAGGAAAGTCCTACAGCGGCTACATTTGGGTCCACAGTGCCGGTCAGACGCCCGCGACCGTGACCGTTTCCCTTACGGGCGCTGAAAGGGACGTGGCAATCCAAGCGGCCCCTGGCGAATACACGCGCCACCCGTTCCACTTCAAGGCAACCGTGTCAGGACCGTCTGAGCTCACGCTGCTGGTGGCTGGAGCGGCTGTGGATATTGGCACGTTGTCACTAATGCCCGACGACAATGTGAAGGGTATGCGCCCGGATACGCTTGCCCTGCTCAAGCAGTTGAATTCACCCGTTTATCGCTGGCCCGGCGGAAACTTCGTCTCGGGCTACGATTGGCGTGATGGAATCGGCGACCGCGATCGTCGTCCCCCGCGCGGCAACCCCGCTTGGACGGGTGTTGAACACAACGATTTTGGCACCGATGAATTCATCGCGTTCTGCCGGGAGATCAACACGAAGCCCATGGTGGCGGTAAACACGGGCTTTGGCGATGACTACTCGGCGGCGCAGTGGATGGAGTACCTGAATGGAGGCAAAGGCACCTTGGGCGGATCCTGGCGTGTGAAGAACGGCCATGCTGAGCCTTACGGCGTCAAATACTTCTGCGTCGGCAACGAGATGTTTGGGCCTTGGCAGCTTGGCTTCATGCAGCTCGCCCATTACACCGAGAAACACAACCGTTTCGCCCGGTCCATGAGAAAGGTCGACCCGGCCGCTATTCTTGTCGGTGTCGGCGACATCAATGCCATCAATGGCAAACACGACCCGGACCAAGCGGCGCGCGGCATCACATGGTCCGAAGGGATGCTCGAAAAGAGCAGTGAGTACATGGACATGATATCAGAGCATTTCTATGAGGGCCGCCTCCCGTGGACCGACCGCAAGCGAGCCGACCTGGCGACCCACACGGCCCAGCTCAAGACCTCGATTCGCGAACGTGCGGTGAAGCATCGCGCGCTGCAGGCCAGGATGCCCAACCTCAAGGGGCGAACCATTCCGATTGCCATGGACGAATGGAATTACTGGCACCGGGAATATGTCTATGGGGAGTTGGGCTGCATTTATGATTGGGCCGATGGACTCGGAGTCGCCCGGGGGCTGCATGAGTTCTTTCGCAACACAGACATCATCAAGCTCGCGACTTATGCTCAGACCGTGAACGTGATTGGAGCTATCAAGACGTCGCGCACCCAGGCGGAACTCGAGACCACGGGAGTTATCCTTGCGCTTTATCGCGCCCAATACGGCAGCAGACCGCTTGATGTCCCCGACGAAGTGGCAGGCGTCGACGTCGCAGCAGCGCTCAGCGACGACGGCGCGGAATTGTCGATTGGTCTGGTCAATATCGCCTCGGAGGAGAAGGCGTTTTCTCTCGTCCTCACAGGAGGCAGACAAGCTGGAAACGCGCGAGCCTGGATCGTGGCGGGCAAGTCAGAAACCGAGTTCAATTCACCCGGCAAGCCGCGGGTCATCGACGCCGTGGAAGCGCCGTCAGTGGATCCGAAGGATATCCGCGTTCCGGCACTCTCGGTTGTGCTCGTGAAAGTGTCGCTCCGATGA
- a CDS encoding sigma 54-interacting transcriptional regulator: protein MNKRHHPMALAVLNCRQRHETDQPQAILRAHPMNDCASCAARAASENEPKSQSMASFSTSCRFISELGILHEVSAYLSRGYQIGDALGILFDRLKAVRGLDHGLLTILNRETSRLLADTRAVGPGCQGSPEVGGLDHGVIASAIRERTPQILSPVNGIGEDKLTPWEQAWLKDCPLPSGILIIVPIQHGNENIGALSFVLPESERAAVEADVQLLTLVAGQVGLAVKFRQIAQERLDTLKQENERLHQQIKRSLVPEGMIGKSSAMRMVYFHVDQVADSKTTVLIRGETGVGKERIAQAIWQGGSRKAKPFVRVNCAALPESIIESELFGHEKGAFTGALALRKGRFELAHTGTLFLDEIGEISLATQAKLLRVLQEGTFERVGGVQPIKVDVRVITATNRNLEEMIEQGIFRLDLYYRINVFPIYIPPLRERRSDLLELSDYFLEKYSLETGKKVTRISTPAIDMLMAYHWPGNVRELENIIERAVLLTQDGVIHGFHLPPTLQTPESPESASRTPTLEEALAAVEKEMIVDALKANRGIMAKAARQLGLTERTMGLRVKLYEIDPKRFRVAESPP from the coding sequence ATGAACAAACGTCATCATCCCATGGCACTTGCCGTGCTCAACTGCCGCCAACGCCATGAAACCGACCAACCGCAAGCTATCTTGCGCGCGCACCCGATGAACGATTGCGCCAGCTGTGCGGCAAGGGCAGCCTCCGAGAACGAACCCAAGAGCCAGTCGATGGCCTCGTTCTCGACGTCCTGCCGCTTCATCTCGGAGCTAGGCATCCTGCACGAGGTCTCCGCGTATTTGAGTCGTGGATACCAGATCGGGGATGCCCTCGGCATCCTGTTTGACCGCCTCAAGGCCGTGCGGGGGCTCGATCACGGCTTGCTCACAATCCTCAACCGCGAGACTTCGAGGCTCCTGGCTGACACCCGTGCTGTCGGGCCCGGGTGCCAAGGCTCGCCTGAAGTCGGCGGTCTCGATCATGGTGTGATCGCAAGCGCGATCCGCGAGCGCACTCCCCAGATCCTGTCACCTGTGAATGGGATCGGGGAGGACAAGCTGACGCCCTGGGAGCAGGCCTGGCTCAAGGACTGCCCCCTGCCCTCGGGAATCCTGATCATCGTGCCCATCCAACACGGCAACGAAAACATCGGCGCACTCTCCTTCGTCCTGCCGGAATCAGAGCGCGCGGCTGTCGAGGCCGACGTGCAGCTTCTCACCTTGGTCGCGGGCCAGGTCGGCCTCGCGGTAAAGTTTCGGCAGATTGCCCAGGAGCGATTGGATACGCTAAAGCAGGAGAACGAACGCCTTCACCAGCAGATCAAGCGGTCGCTCGTTCCCGAAGGTATGATCGGCAAGTCCTCCGCGATGCGGATGGTCTATTTCCACGTCGATCAAGTCGCCGACTCCAAGACGACGGTCCTGATCCGCGGCGAGACCGGCGTCGGCAAGGAACGCATCGCCCAGGCGATCTGGCAGGGCGGGTCGCGAAAAGCGAAGCCGTTTGTGCGCGTGAACTGCGCGGCCCTTCCTGAAAGCATCATCGAGAGCGAGCTCTTCGGTCACGAAAAAGGCGCGTTCACCGGCGCACTTGCCCTCCGAAAAGGAAGGTTCGAACTCGCTCATACGGGCACACTTTTTCTCGACGAGATCGGGGAAATTTCGCTCGCCACCCAGGCAAAGCTCCTGCGTGTCCTCCAGGAGGGAACCTTCGAACGCGTCGGCGGGGTGCAGCCCATCAAGGTGGATGTCCGCGTAATCACAGCCACGAACCGCAACCTGGAGGAGATGATCGAACAGGGAATATTCCGGCTCGACCTGTACTATCGCATCAACGTCTTCCCGATCTACATTCCTCCCCTGCGGGAGCGGCGCAGCGACCTGCTCGAACTTTCAGATTATTTCCTCGAAAAATACTCACTCGAGACGGGAAAGAAAGTCACCCGAATCTCGACGCCAGCGATCGACATGCTGATGGCCTACCATTGGCCGGGCAATGTCCGCGAGCTCGAGAACATCATCGAGCGCGCCGTGCTTCTGACCCAGGACGGCGTCATCCACGGATTTCACCTGCCACCCACACTGCAGACTCCCGAGTCACCAGAAAGCGCCTCTCGCACGCCAACTCTCGAGGAGGCGCTTGCGGCCGTGGAGAAAGAGATGATCGTCGACGCTCTCAAGGCAAACCGTGGAATCATGGCAAAAGCCGCGCGGCAGCTCGGTTTGACCGAGCGTACGATGGGCCTGCGTGTGAAACTGTATGAGATTGATCCAAAGCGCTTCCGCGTTGCTGAATCACCTCCATGA
- the rpmA gene encoding 50S ribosomal protein L27, with protein sequence MAHKKGQGTSSNGRESHSKRLGVKKFGGQAVLAGNILVRQRGTRLHAGANVGTGRDWTLFALKDGVVQYDKAHRKVNVV encoded by the coding sequence ATGGCGCATAAAAAAGGTCAGGGAACATCAAGCAACGGCCGTGAGAGCCATTCGAAGCGCCTCGGCGTGAAGAAGTTCGGCGGCCAGGCAGTCCTCGCTGGCAACATCCTCGTTCGTCAGCGCGGCACCCGCCTCCATGCCGGAGCCAACGTCGGCACCGGTCGTGACTGGACCCTCTTTGCCCTGAAGGACGGCGTGGTCCAATATGACAAGGCTCACCGCAAGGTGAACGTTGTCTGA
- a CDS encoding GNAT family N-acetyltransferase, translating into MIPRIPMDFVDCTREEHGEAILELINHAIVETHMIFDYRPRRIADIEAWFEEKRAKGFPVVGILHNGEFAGFATYGTFRPRHGYKYSVEHSMYLREACCGKGLGRPLLRELVRRAEEQGIHMMIGFIDPRNVSCIKLHLSEGFECAGTIRECAWKAGQWMNLTLLQKILATPLNPDESIPGEQPKSSERHFHEHNRECRNADILRIH; encoded by the coding sequence ATGATACCCCGCATCCCCATGGATTTTGTTGACTGCACGCGCGAGGAGCATGGCGAGGCGATCTTGGAGTTGATCAATCACGCCATCGTCGAGACCCACATGATTTTTGACTATCGCCCGCGGCGAATAGCTGACATCGAGGCGTGGTTCGAAGAGAAGCGGGCTAAAGGGTTTCCCGTTGTCGGCATTTTGCACAACGGCGAGTTTGCCGGCTTCGCCACTTATGGCACATTCCGACCCCGTCATGGGTACAAATACTCAGTCGAGCATTCCATGTACCTGCGTGAGGCCTGCTGCGGCAAGGGTTTGGGAAGGCCACTTCTCCGCGAGCTCGTGAGGCGGGCGGAGGAACAGGGAATACACATGATGATCGGGTTCATCGACCCGCGAAATGTGTCCTGCATCAAGCTTCACCTCAGTGAGGGATTTGAATGCGCGGGCACAATTCGCGAGTGCGCCTGGAAAGCCGGCCAATGGATGAACCTGACTCTGCTGCAAAAGATCCTGGCGACGCCGCTCAACCCGGATGAATCCATTCCAGGTGAGCAGCCCAAATCATCGGAGCGACACTTTCACGAGCACAACCGAGAGTGCCGGAACGCGGATATCCTTCGGATCCACTGA
- a CDS encoding PfkB family carbohydrate kinase — translation MLAVPMGTPVFTLTGNLLAERTFHYGSWAAGRTQRASREEFQVGGKGINVTKMLGRLGVESKALCFTGGAPGSECADWFARNRLPAHRFNTSGSTRTGLVVRAEGTRETTFLGPDTPPDREACLECANFLEAQPDGSVLAFCGSFPGFTGGDATPLREALGRWSVRGILIVDTYGPPLAWAVNQPAALIKINREEFDLLFPAHDREIPVTERIYQLLDRHPAKAWVITDGAGAVHAAERGGEARTHRPPKVQEVSATGSGDVFLAALIHGRFAKEDGLSLHLQDAVDYALPFGAANAAHPGVAEFDLNQVPTLRSQIP, via the coding sequence ATGCTGGCTGTCCCGATGGGAACCCCTGTATTCACCCTGACGGGCAACTTGCTCGCAGAACGCACCTTCCACTACGGCAGCTGGGCGGCCGGGCGCACCCAACGTGCGAGCCGCGAGGAGTTTCAAGTCGGCGGGAAAGGGATCAATGTCACAAAGATGCTGGGGAGGCTTGGGGTAGAGTCGAAAGCCCTTTGCTTCACAGGCGGAGCACCGGGCTCCGAATGCGCCGACTGGTTTGCCCGCAACCGACTGCCCGCACATCGCTTCAATACCTCGGGCTCGACCCGGACCGGCCTGGTTGTCAGGGCCGAAGGCACACGGGAAACGACCTTCCTGGGCCCCGACACACCTCCCGACCGTGAAGCCTGCCTGGAATGCGCGAATTTCCTCGAGGCTCAGCCAGACGGCAGCGTGCTTGCCTTCTGTGGAAGCTTCCCAGGTTTCACCGGCGGCGACGCGACCCCGCTGCGCGAGGCGCTTGGCCGCTGGTCCGTCCGGGGTATCCTTATTGTGGATACATATGGTCCGCCGCTGGCATGGGCGGTGAATCAACCGGCCGCGTTGATCAAGATCAACCGCGAGGAGTTCGACCTTCTTTTCCCGGCCCACGATCGGGAGATTCCCGTGACGGAACGCATTTACCAACTGCTCGACCGGCACCCCGCAAAGGCGTGGGTGATCACCGATGGCGCAGGAGCCGTGCACGCCGCGGAACGAGGTGGCGAGGCTCGTACGCACCGCCCTCCGAAAGTGCAGGAGGTCTCTGCCACGGGGTCGGGCGATGTCTTCCTGGCGGCTCTGATCCATGGGCGGTTTGCGAAGGAAGATGGCCTGTCGCTCCACCTTCAGGATGCCGTGGATTACGCGCTGCCCTTCGGGGCTGCCAATGCCGCCCATCCCGGAGTCGCTGAATTCGACTTGAACCAAGTTCCCACCCTAAGGTCCCAAATCCCATGA
- a CDS encoding AraC family transcriptional regulator — protein MLQPQESLRETHLIGPKCREWIVSHERFPQVRAARLLYIGHSVLYPPYRMVRMPVRDSHVLASISGKGRTLLAGKEQVWQPGQVLLCPRGKFHAFEIDGRGPWKIAWVFFGDRVGRPVIDGDTRLVDADGRPFVQVVQALTQEASGPADPAALQALATLVDLHARRLANTRAGDDRLWRLWEAVESDLGNDWTVRLMAARVAMSEEHLRRLCQAEHGKAPMEHVFHLRMHRAAALLRTSALKLDDIAQRVGFASVYSFSAAFKRWSGLPPSNFREAGQQKTPAL, from the coding sequence ATGCTTCAACCCCAAGAGAGTTTACGTGAAACCCACCTGATCGGGCCAAAATGTCGTGAATGGATCGTCTCGCACGAGCGTTTTCCCCAGGTGCGCGCCGCCCGGCTGCTGTACATTGGGCACAGCGTTCTTTACCCCCCGTATCGCATGGTGCGCATGCCGGTTCGGGACAGCCATGTGCTCGCGAGCATCAGCGGCAAAGGGCGAACGCTCCTAGCGGGCAAGGAGCAGGTCTGGCAGCCCGGCCAGGTGCTCCTCTGCCCCCGGGGAAAGTTCCACGCCTTCGAGATCGATGGGCGGGGGCCCTGGAAAATAGCCTGGGTCTTTTTTGGCGACCGCGTCGGCCGTCCCGTGATCGATGGCGACACTCGTCTGGTGGACGCGGATGGACGACCCTTTGTGCAAGTGGTCCAGGCGCTGACTCAAGAAGCCTCGGGCCCGGCCGACCCAGCCGCCCTGCAAGCCTTGGCAACGCTTGTGGACCTGCACGCCCGCAGGCTCGCAAACACAAGAGCAGGGGACGATCGACTCTGGCGTCTCTGGGAGGCCGTTGAATCGGATCTCGGAAACGATTGGACGGTTAGGCTCATGGCCGCCCGCGTGGCAATGAGCGAAGAACACCTGCGACGCCTCTGCCAGGCGGAGCACGGCAAGGCGCCGATGGAACACGTCTTCCACCTGCGCATGCATCGGGCGGCGGCACTGTTGAGGACGTCGGCGCTGAAGCTCGACGATATCGCGCAGCGCGTTGGCTTTGCCTCCGTCTATTCATTCTCGGCCGCCTTCAAGCGATGGAGTGGCCTCCCGCCGTCCAATTTCCGCGAAGCCGGGCAACAAAAAACCCCGGCCTTGTGA
- a CDS encoding lysophospholipid acyltransferase family protein, protein MQPVKRRAASDQGLATGASGVALLAVPRPVEFNPDEPDPPFTIAGWRKLAVAPLALLVRAWSASLRFDISPESRERLERTDRPVAFVLWHNRLFLVAEIHRRYRRGRLVYGLVSASKDGAWLEAFFRMVGIRAVRGSSTRGGREAVNALIEKVREGHDIGITPDGPRGPIYEVKGGAAIVARRVHAPIYVMGGQFVASWSLRSWDRFILPKPFSRVRIQCIELDPDALTQRGDAVQALERCLRTINSDAREPERPAQ, encoded by the coding sequence ATGCAGCCAGTGAAGCGACGCGCAGCCAGCGATCAAGGCTTGGCGACAGGCGCTTCGGGTGTTGCTCTTCTGGCTGTGCCCCGCCCTGTCGAATTCAACCCTGACGAACCCGACCCGCCATTCACGATCGCCGGTTGGCGAAAACTGGCGGTGGCACCACTTGCGCTCCTGGTGAGGGCGTGGTCTGCATCCTTGCGCTTCGATATCTCCCCGGAATCTCGCGAGCGACTCGAGCGCACGGATAGGCCGGTTGCATTCGTTCTGTGGCACAACCGGCTCTTTCTTGTCGCCGAAATCCATCGCCGCTATCGCCGTGGCCGCCTGGTGTACGGACTTGTCAGTGCGAGCAAAGACGGAGCCTGGCTCGAGGCCTTTTTCAGAATGGTGGGAATCCGCGCCGTCCGCGGCTCAAGCACCCGGGGCGGACGCGAGGCAGTCAATGCCCTCATCGAAAAGGTGCGAGAGGGCCACGACATCGGCATCACCCCAGACGGTCCTCGAGGACCGATTTACGAGGTGAAAGGAGGCGCCGCCATCGTCGCGAGACGCGTCCATGCCCCCATCTACGTAATGGGTGGACAGTTCGTCGCCAGCTGGTCGCTGCGAAGCTGGGACAGGTTTATACTCCCGAAGCCGTTTTCTCGCGTGCGCATCCAATGCATCGAGCTTGACCCGGATGCATTGACGCAACGTGGCGACGCCGTGCAGGCCCTCGAGCGTTGCCTGCGAACGATCAACTCGGACGCCCGTGAACCCGAGCGCCCGGCTCAATGA